In Legionella cincinnatiensis, the DNA window TGGGTTTGGTTTTATATGCGATTTTTTTACTCTTTTTTAATGTATTTGCTTATCCCTTTTATTTTAATACGATTATGGTGGAAAGGGAAAAGCTTACCAGCTTATCGAAAACGCATAGCAGAACGTTTTTTCCTAAGTACCTATGAGTATAAACCGGTTGATGTTTGGGTGCACGCTGTTTCTTTAGGGGAAGTTATTGCTGCGATTCCTTTGATTGATGCCATGCTTGATAAAAATTGGTCTTTATTGGTAACTACGATGACTCCAACGGGTTCAGAACGAGTACAAGCTCGTTTTGGTAATAAGGTGATGCATCAATACGTGCCTTATGATCTTCCTGGTGTATTAAAACGCTTTTATCAACGAATTAAACCTCGCGTTGGTGTGATTATGGAGACGGAGTTATGGCCTAATTTAATTTATCAGGCACAAGTCGCTCAAATTCCTTTATTGCTTGCTAACGCCCGCATATCGGATGATTCTTTACAAGGCTATAAGAAAATTAAATGTCTCATTAAACCTGTTTTAAATCAATTCTCTGCTATTTTGACGCAGGGAGAAGAGGATGCACGACGTTATATTACTTTGGGAGCTAGAGAAGAAATAGTACATGTTTTGGGAAATATGAAGTTTGATTTACAAACGAATAGCATCGAGAGCCAGCGTTTTAGTGATTTAAAAAAACAGTGGGGGGC includes these proteins:
- the waaA gene encoding lipid IV(A) 3-deoxy-D-manno-octulosonic acid transferase, encoding MRFFYSFLMYLLIPFILIRLWWKGKSLPAYRKRIAERFFLSTYEYKPVDVWVHAVSLGEVIAAIPLIDAMLDKNWSLLVTTMTPTGSERVQARFGNKVMHQYVPYDLPGVLKRFYQRIKPRVGVIMETELWPNLIYQAQVAQIPLLLANARISDDSLQGYKKIKCLIKPVLNQFSAILTQGEEDARRYITLGAREEIVHVLGNMKFDLQTNSIESQRFSDLKKQWGATRITVIVASTHENEEAQILSQLKRLQQAIPDVVLLIAPRHPERFQTVYQLCIQSGFKTGLRSDLQTLSPENEIVVLDSLGELLGLYQISDYAFVGGSLVPVGGHNILEPIAMNVPVVSGHYVHNFKAICDELTAAQGILLVRSAKEVIDGIIKLHTDPILRQQMIHNATAVFEKNKGSVVRHLRQIEEVI